The window TGGTAATTCTAAGCAAATTCCCATTCTACTAAGAATAGCATTGTCAAGACGATCTTTATAATTAGTACATAAAACAATCATAATTTTGTCACTTAACTTACTAGTATGACTTAAAAAATTACTTAATAACTTATAATCTTTACTATTAGATTTCATATTCTCACGCTTATAAAGAAAAGCATCCGCTTCATCAATAACAAGAAGTAATCCTCTTTTACTTTTATTTGCCCAAGAAAAAAGAATGTCCATTTCATTTATACTGTCTTTTTCGCTAAATTTTGAAAAAGAAGACCCATTAACTAAAGCATAACTCATACCAGACCGTTTTGCTAGCTCTTGAGATAACATAGTTTTACCAGTACCCGAAGGGCCCGACAATAAAAGATTGTTATACTTAATATCGATTTTATTATCAGACAATTGCTTTGATATATTTTTTGTCGACTCTATTATATGATCAACCTTATTGGCAATATCTTTAGGAAAAATCATCTCTCTTAATTCAGGCTCTATAGGTGAAACAAATTTAGATTTAACAAGATCATAAAAACCAAAAATGAAATAATCTGTAACCAACTTAGGCTTTGTAATATTATTAAACTTGTTATAAAGATATTTAATACCATAATAAGAACCAATTGTACCTATAGCAGCGAGAGCTGTATATTTTACAGCATTTTTGTAATTATTATGTATCTGATTATTAAGATCTTTAAGATTATCTACTGTACCGTTTAAATTTACCACAGTACCATTTAAAGCTACAACTGCTCCTTGAATACCTTCACTTGCTCCTTGTGTAAAATTTGAAGCTAAATTTCTTGCTATTACATTAGGAAAAGTGTATCTAGGAATATTCCTTACAACAGCTTGTGTAGTTTGTAGCGCTACTCTTCTGTTATTACTATTAGCAATTCCTCTTAATGTAGGACTATATTGGAGTAATTTCACTTCGGGGGTATTAATAAAACTTCTAAACCCTTGTCTTATAAGTTGATGGACATTATAAGTTCTGATATTTTCAATAACATTAGGTACTTGTCTAGGAGCTCCCAAACAAAAACTATAAGCAGATTTTAGCAAATCTATATCTGAATTATAATGACTTATGTCTATATGAGATAATTTATTCAAGCCAGCTTTAACAGTATCCTTTGTCATATTCCATAGAACTCCTAAATTCAAACTATATGAAGGCATAGCATTATCGAAAGTAAATTCGTGCATAGATTGTAATTGTTGAAAACTTATATTAATAATTAACGTAGGCAATAATAACCCT of the Candidatus Babela massiliensis genome contains:
- a CDS encoding AAA family ATPase, which encodes MKINFKKIYLGLLLPTLIINISFQQLQSMHEFTFDNAMPSYSLNLGVLWNMTKDTVKAGLNKLSHIDISHYNSDIDLLKSAYSFCLGAPRQVPNVIENIRTYNVHQLIRQGFRSFINTPEVKLLQYSPTLRGIANSNNRRVALQTTQAVVRNIPRYTFPNVIARNLASNFTQGASEGIQGAVVALNGTVVNLNGTVDNLKDLNNQIHNNYKNAVKYTALAAIGTIGSYYGIKYLYNKFNNITKPKLVTDYFIFGFYDLVKSKFVSPIEPELREMIFPKDIANKVDHIIESTKNISKQLSDNKIDIKYNNLLLSGPSGTGKTMLSQELAKRSGMSYALVNGSSFSKFSEKDSINEMDILFSWANKSKRGLLLVIDEADAFLYKRENMKSNSKDYKLLSNFLSHTSKLSDKIMIVLCTNYKDRLDNAILSRMGICLELPLPGEIERAKVLALYRNKMLLSAAYNSNEFIDSVNSILTDTKINSIAQLAQGLSNRDLENIINFIKVQTMSKEDQVLTQNIVDDAVNIMLQKYKDK